Proteins from a genomic interval of Maylandia zebra isolate NMK-2024a linkage group LG15, Mzebra_GT3a, whole genome shotgun sequence:
- the LOC101482414 gene encoding hepatic sodium/bile acid cotransporter-like, whose amino-acid sequence MALAIQGDMNLSIMMTSCSTMLALGMMPLLLYIYCQGFPSVQNAAPHGEIMLSLVLILVPCSIGIIIKIYRPQYSKKFTKKLTRLGTLERIRECLMCDVNYH is encoded by the exons ATGGCTCTGGCTATACAGGGGGACATGAACCTCAG CATCATGATGACTTCCTGCTCTACAATGTTGGCTCTGGGTATGATGCCTCTCCTGCTCTACATCTACTGCCAGGGTTTCCCCAGCGTGCAGAACGCTGCCCCTCATGGTGAAATTATGTTATCGTTGGTCTTGATCCTTGTCCCGTGTAGCATCGGCATCATCATCAAGATCTACAGGCCACAGTACTCGAAGAAGTTCACGAAG AAACTCACCagactggggacactggagaggATCCGAGAgtgtctgatgtgtgatgtcaATTACCACTGA